The following coding sequences lie in one Meles meles chromosome X, mMelMel3.1 paternal haplotype, whole genome shotgun sequence genomic window:
- the BHLHB9 gene encoding protein BHLHb9: MTGAKNESRNKAKTQKRAGVQAEAKRESTGIVRPVVKTQDKATAEAGSQVDAATTTKARSKNRIVTEIKERALANFSPKAEDEATTVSGMSFVAEVNAESRSTCKDKAGIDTWFWAGEEANVGSWFWNGEETSNRSSAKDEGKAGIGPPTCAEKLEPVAGASYKSRPGTEEEEEENVIGNWFWDGDETSFDPNPRPVSRIVRPQPVDEINEKNRPKDWSEVTIWPKAPAVTPAVLGFRSQVPFETKPPSYIVLASAEENTPSLPVEATCPSRSTTSCSQPVPEYPFGSGPCIQTIEEIRRQIRIREVNGIKPFACPCKMECYMDSEEFEKLVALLKSTTDPLIHKIAQIAMGIINVHPFAQEFINEVGVVTLIESLLSFPSSEIRKRAVITLNPPSGDERQRKIQLHVKHMCKETMSFPLNSPGQQSGLKILGQLTADSNHHHIVASCFAELFHLLSLGNRKTRNLVLKVLLNMSENPAAARDMINTKALAALKLIFNQKEAKANLVSAVAIFINIKEHIRKGSIVVVDHLSYNTLMAIFREVKVIIERM; this comes from the coding sequence ATGACTGGGGCTAAGAATGAGAGTAGAAACAAAGCCAAAACTCAGAAAAGGGCTGGTGTACAAGCTGAAGCGAAGAGGGAGTCTACTGGCATAGTCAGACCTGTAGTCAAGACCCAGGACAAAGCAACAGCCGAAGCAGGGTCTCAAGTTGATGCAGCAACGACAACGAAGGCAAGGTCTAAGAATAGGATTGTTACTGAGATAAAGGAAAGAGCCCTGGCAAATTTCAGTCCCAAAGCTGAAGATGAGGCCACTACAGTATCTGGGATGTCTTTTGTGGCTGAGGTTAATGCTGAGTCCAGGTCCACATGTAAAGATAAGGCTGGTATTGATACCTGGTTTTGGGCTGGGGAAGAGGCCAATGTTGGTTCCTGGTTTTGGAATGGAGAAGAGACTAGTAATCGTTCTAGTGCTAAGGATGAAGGTAAAGCTGGTATAGGTCCCCCAACCTGTGCTGAAAAGTTAGAACCTGTGGCTGGGGCCAGCTATAAATCTAGGCCAGggactgaggaggaggaggaagaaaatgttattgGGAACTGGTTTTGGGATGGAGATGAAACCAGTTTTGATCCTAATCCTAGACCTGTGAGCAGGATAGTTAGGCCCCAGCCTGTGgatgaaattaatgaaaaaaataggcCCAAGGACTGGTCTGAGGTAACTATCTGGCCCAAAGCTCCTGCTGTAACTCCAGCAGTGTTAGGCTTTAGATCCCAAGTCCCATTTGAGACAAAGCCTCCTTCATATATTGTCCTGGCCTCAGCTGAGGAAAATACCCCCTCTTTGCCTGTGGAAGCAACATGCCCTTCTAGGAGCACTACTTCATGCTCACAGCCTGTCCCTGAGTACCCATTTGGTTCTGGCCCTTGCATCCAGACTATAGAGGAGATTAGACGCCAAATCAGGATCAGGGAAGTGAATGGGATTAAGCCTTTTGCTTGCCCTTGTAAAATGGAATGCTACATGGATTCTGAGGAATTTGAAAAACTTGTTGCCTTACTTAAGTCAACTACTGATCCTCTTATTCATAAAATAGCTCAAATTGCAATGGGGATCATTAATGTTCATCCCTTTGCCCAAGAGTTTATTAATGAGGTGGGTGTAGTGACACTTATTGAAAGCTTGCtcagttttccttcctctgaaaTAAGAAAGAGGGCCGTAATTACTCTGAATCCTCCTTCTGGGGATGAGAGACAACGCAAGATTCAATTACACGTCAAGCATATGTGTAAGGAAACCATGTCTTTTCCCTTGAACTCACCCGGACAGCAATCTGGATTAAAGATACTAGGACAACTGACGGCTGATTCTAACCATCACCACATTGTTGCCAGTTGCTTTGCAGAGCTTTTCCATTTGCTTTCCTTGGGAAATCGTAAAACCAgaaatcttgttttaaaagtaCTTTTGAATATGTCTGAAAATCCAGCTGCAGCCAGAGATATGATCAATACAAAGGCCTTAGCAGCATTAAAACTCATCTTTAACCAGAAAGAGGCAAAAGCCAATCTCGTTAGTGCTGTGGCCATATTTATTAACATAAAGGAGCATATCAGAAAGGGTTCCATTGTAGTTGTCGATCACTTAAGTTACAATACACTGATGGCCATTTTCCGTGAagttaaagtaattattgaaagaatgtaa
- the GPRASP2 gene encoding G-protein coupled receptor-associated sorting protein 2 isoform X3 has product MTGAEIEPPAQAKPEKKAGEEVGGGAERENEVPLVVRPKVRTQAQVMPGARPKTETKAVPGARPKTETKAVPGARPKTEAKAVPGARPKTETKAVPGARPKTESHAMAGARPKTESQANAGARPKTESQANARARPKAEARAVGGARPKTEAKAVPGARPKDEAQAWAQTEFGAEAMSQTEGLTQTNAVAWPSVSTESGSVAKPMALPVDRELVSVDTETFPGSQVQTGIQPWFGSEEEANMGSWCYPRPRAREEASNESGFWSADETSTMSSFWAGEEASIRSWPREEANTRSRHRAKHQPNPRSRPRSKQDPYIDSWSGSEEESGNPFCLWAGENANNLFRPRVKDEANMRSKLRTKREDFFESESEDEYYKESWFLPGEEANNRFRTRDKEEPNAILKPRAQKDVNNSGRVKQEPRFEEEVIIGSWFWAEKEEGMEAGASAICESTPGAEEGAIGGSLFWTEEKSSLGAVAREEPRPESEEEAIFGSWFWDRDEACFDLNPSPVYKANSRFRNSVEELKVSSRPQTWEEVTVEFKPGFCHGVGFPSPSSFRIPEEAASVFSEMFEEKPKNAEFTPEGEDQESLLQSEQVEPEFTFQYDPSYRSVREIREHLKARESAEPESWSCSCIQCELKIGTEEFEELLLLMDKIRDPFIHEISKIAMGMRSASQFTRDFIRDSGVVSLIETLLNYPSSRVRTSFLENMIHMAPPYPNLNMIETFICQVCEETLAHSVGSPEQLLGLRMLRHLTITTDYHTLVANYMSGFLSLLTTGSARTKFHVLKMLLNLSENATVAKKLFSAKALSVFVGLFNIEETNDNIQIVIKMFQNISNIIKNGTMSLIDDDFNLEPLISAFHEFEKLAKELQVQIDNQNDPEVGQQS; this is encoded by the exons ATGACTGGGGCTGAGATTGAACCTCCTGCCCAAGCAAAGCCTGAAAAGAAGGCTGGAgaagaggttgggggtggggctgaaagagagaatgaagtaCCGTTGGTGGTCAGACCCAAGGTTAGGACCCAGGCACAGGTAATGCCTGGGGCAAGGCCCAAAACTGAGACAAAGGCTGTGCCTGGGGCAAGGCCCAAAACTGAGACAAAGGCTGTGCCTGGGGCAAGGCCCAAAACTGAGGCAAAGGCTGTGCCTGGGGCAAGACCCAAAACTGAGACAAAGGCTGTGCCTGGGGCAAGGCCCAAAACTGAATCCCATGCTATGGCTGGGGCAAGGCCCAAAACTGAGTCCCAGGCAAATGCTGGGGCAAGGCCCAAAACTGAGTCCCAG GCAAATGCTCGGGCAAGGCCCAAAGCTGAAGCGAGAGCAGTAGGGGGAGCACGTCCTAAGACTGAGGCCAAGGCAGTCCCTGGGGCAAGGCCCAAGGATGAAGCCCAAGCTTGGGCCCAGACTGAGTTTGGGGCTGAGGCAATGTCTCAAACAGAAGGTTTGACCCAGACTAATGCTGTAGCCTGGCCATCGGTCAGTACTGAATCTGGGTCAGTTGCTAAACCTATGGCCCTGCCTGTGGATAGGGAGCTGGTCAGTGTGGACACTGAGACATTTCCTGGCTCCCAGGTTCAGACAGGAATCCAGCCCTGGTTTGGATCAGAGGAGGAAGCTAATATGGGGTCTTGGTGCTATCCCAGACCCCGGGCCAGAGAGGAGGCCTCTAATGAGTCTGGATTCTGGTCAGCAGATGAGACCTCTACAATGTCTTCTTTCTGGGCTGGAGAAGAGGCCAGTATCAGATCATGGCCCAGGGAAGAGGCCAATACCAGGTCCAGACACAGGGCTAAACATCAGCCTAACCCCAGGTCCAGGCCCAGATCCAAGCAAGATCCCTATATTGATTCTTGGTCTGGGTCTGAAGAGGAGTCTGGCAATCCATTTTGCTTGTGGGCTGGAGAAAACGCCAATAACTTGTTTAGGCCCAGAGTTAAGGATGAGGCAAATATGAGGTCCAAGCTCAGGACAAAGAGAGAGGACTTTTTTGAGTCTGAGTCTGAAGATGAGTACTATAAAGAGTCCTGGTTTTTGCCTGGAGAAGAGGCCAATAATAGATTCAGAACCAGAGACAAGGAAGAGCCTAATGCTATCTTGAAGCCCAGGGCCCAGAAAGATGTTAATAACAGTGGTAGGGTCAAACAAGAGCCCAGGTTTGAAGAGGAAGTCATTATTGGGTCCTGGTTctgggcagagaaggaggagggtaTGGAGGCTGGGGCTTCTGCCATCTGTGAATCCACACCAGGGGCCGAGGAGGGGGCCATTGGTGGATCCTTGTTCTGGACTGAGGAAAAGTCTAGTTTGGGGGCTGTGGCCAGAGAAGAGCCCAGACCAGAGTCTGAAGAAGAGGCCATATTTGGGTCCTGGTTCTGGGATAGAGATGAAGCCTGCTTTGACCTAAATCCCAGTCCTGTGTACAAGGCTAATTCCAGATTCAGAAATTCAGTTGAGGAACTTAAGGTATCATCCAGGCCCCAAACCTGGGAAGAGGTCACTGTTGAATTCAAACCTGGCTTTTGTCATGGGGTTGGCTTCCCATCCCCAAGCTCCTTTAGAATTCCTGAAGAAGCAGCATCTGTATTCTCTGAAATGTTTGAGGAAAAGCCCAAGAATGCAGAATTTACCCCAGAAGGAGAAGACCAGGAATCTTTGCTTCAGTCTGAACAGGTTGAACCTGAATTCACATTTCAGTATGATCCATCTTACAGGTCAGTCAGGGAAATTCGGGAGCATCTTAAGGCCAGGgagagtgcagagcctgagagTTGGTCCTGCAGCTGCATACAGTGTGAGCTTAAAATTGGTACTGAAGAGTTTGAAGAACTCCTCCTATTAATGGACAAAATCCGAGATCCTTTTATTCATGAGATATCTAAAATCGCAATGGGTATGAGAAGTGCTTCTCAATTTACCCGAGATTTCATTCGGGATTCAGGTGTTGTCTCACTTATTGAAACCCTGCTCAATTATCCTTCCTCCCGAGTTAGGACAAGTTTTTTGGAAAATATGATTCACATGGCTCCACCTTATCCAAATCTCAACATGATTGAGACATTCATATGTCAAGTGTGTGAGGAAACCCTTGCTCATAGTGTGGGTTCCCCTGAGCAGCTGCTTGGATTAAGGATGCTTAGACATCTCACAATAACTACTGACTACCACACACTGGTTGCCAATTATATGTCTGGATTTCTTTCCTTATTAACCACAGGCAGTGCAAGAACAAAGTTCCACGTTCTGAAAATGCTACTGAATTTGTCTGAAAATGCTACTGTGGCAAAAAAACTATTCAGTGCCAAAGCTCTGTCAGTATTTGTGGGTCTCTTTAACATAGAAGAGACAAATGATAATATTCAAATTGTTATTAAGATGTTTCAGAATATCAGtaatattataaaaaatggaactaTGTCCTTAATTGATGATGATTTCAATCTTGAGCCGCTTATTTCTGCATTCCATGAATTTGAGAAGCTCGCTAAGGAACTACAAGTCCAAATAGACAATCAAAATGATCCTGAGGTGGGACAACAAAGTTAA
- the GPRASP2 gene encoding G-protein coupled receptor-associated sorting protein 2 isoform X1 translates to MTGAEIEPPAQAKPEKKAGEEVGGGAERENEVPLVVRPKVRTQAQVMPGARPKTETKAVPGARPKTETKAVPGARPKTEAKAVPGARPKTETKAVPGARPKTESHAMAGARPKTESQANAGARPKTESQANAGARPKTESQANAGARPKTESQANARARPKAEARAVGGARPKTEAKAVPGARPKDEAQAWAQTEFGAEAMSQTEGLTQTNAVAWPSVSTESGSVAKPMALPVDRELVSVDTETFPGSQVQTGIQPWFGSEEEANMGSWCYPRPRAREEASNESGFWSADETSTMSSFWAGEEASIRSWPREEANTRSRHRAKHQPNPRSRPRSKQDPYIDSWSGSEEESGNPFCLWAGENANNLFRPRVKDEANMRSKLRTKREDFFESESEDEYYKESWFLPGEEANNRFRTRDKEEPNAILKPRAQKDVNNSGRVKQEPRFEEEVIIGSWFWAEKEEGMEAGASAICESTPGAEEGAIGGSLFWTEEKSSLGAVAREEPRPESEEEAIFGSWFWDRDEACFDLNPSPVYKANSRFRNSVEELKVSSRPQTWEEVTVEFKPGFCHGVGFPSPSSFRIPEEAASVFSEMFEEKPKNAEFTPEGEDQESLLQSEQVEPEFTFQYDPSYRSVREIREHLKARESAEPESWSCSCIQCELKIGTEEFEELLLLMDKIRDPFIHEISKIAMGMRSASQFTRDFIRDSGVVSLIETLLNYPSSRVRTSFLENMIHMAPPYPNLNMIETFICQVCEETLAHSVGSPEQLLGLRMLRHLTITTDYHTLVANYMSGFLSLLTTGSARTKFHVLKMLLNLSENATVAKKLFSAKALSVFVGLFNIEETNDNIQIVIKMFQNISNIIKNGTMSLIDDDFNLEPLISAFHEFEKLAKELQVQIDNQNDPEVGQQS, encoded by the coding sequence ATGACTGGGGCTGAGATTGAACCTCCTGCCCAAGCAAAGCCTGAAAAGAAGGCTGGAgaagaggttgggggtggggctgaaagagagaatgaagtaCCGTTGGTGGTCAGACCCAAGGTTAGGACCCAGGCACAGGTAATGCCTGGGGCAAGGCCCAAAACTGAGACAAAGGCTGTGCCTGGGGCAAGGCCCAAAACTGAGACAAAGGCTGTGCCTGGGGCAAGGCCCAAAACTGAGGCAAAGGCTGTGCCTGGGGCAAGACCCAAAACTGAGACAAAGGCTGTGCCTGGGGCAAGGCCCAAAACTGAATCCCATGCTATGGCTGGGGCAAGGCCCAAAACTGAGTCCCAGGCAAATGCTGGGGCAAGGCCCAAAACTGAGTCCCAGGCAAATGCTGGGGCAAGGCCCAAAACTGAGTCCCAGGCAAATGCTGGGGCAAGGCCCAAAACTGAGTCCCAGGCAAATGCTCGGGCAAGGCCCAAAGCTGAAGCGAGAGCAGTAGGGGGAGCACGTCCTAAGACTGAGGCCAAGGCAGTCCCTGGGGCAAGGCCCAAGGATGAAGCCCAAGCTTGGGCCCAGACTGAGTTTGGGGCTGAGGCAATGTCTCAAACAGAAGGTTTGACCCAGACTAATGCTGTAGCCTGGCCATCGGTCAGTACTGAATCTGGGTCAGTTGCTAAACCTATGGCCCTGCCTGTGGATAGGGAGCTGGTCAGTGTGGACACTGAGACATTTCCTGGCTCCCAGGTTCAGACAGGAATCCAGCCCTGGTTTGGATCAGAGGAGGAAGCTAATATGGGGTCTTGGTGCTATCCCAGACCCCGGGCCAGAGAGGAGGCCTCTAATGAGTCTGGATTCTGGTCAGCAGATGAGACCTCTACAATGTCTTCTTTCTGGGCTGGAGAAGAGGCCAGTATCAGATCATGGCCCAGGGAAGAGGCCAATACCAGGTCCAGACACAGGGCTAAACATCAGCCTAACCCCAGGTCCAGGCCCAGATCCAAGCAAGATCCCTATATTGATTCTTGGTCTGGGTCTGAAGAGGAGTCTGGCAATCCATTTTGCTTGTGGGCTGGAGAAAACGCCAATAACTTGTTTAGGCCCAGAGTTAAGGATGAGGCAAATATGAGGTCCAAGCTCAGGACAAAGAGAGAGGACTTTTTTGAGTCTGAGTCTGAAGATGAGTACTATAAAGAGTCCTGGTTTTTGCCTGGAGAAGAGGCCAATAATAGATTCAGAACCAGAGACAAGGAAGAGCCTAATGCTATCTTGAAGCCCAGGGCCCAGAAAGATGTTAATAACAGTGGTAGGGTCAAACAAGAGCCCAGGTTTGAAGAGGAAGTCATTATTGGGTCCTGGTTctgggcagagaaggaggagggtaTGGAGGCTGGGGCTTCTGCCATCTGTGAATCCACACCAGGGGCCGAGGAGGGGGCCATTGGTGGATCCTTGTTCTGGACTGAGGAAAAGTCTAGTTTGGGGGCTGTGGCCAGAGAAGAGCCCAGACCAGAGTCTGAAGAAGAGGCCATATTTGGGTCCTGGTTCTGGGATAGAGATGAAGCCTGCTTTGACCTAAATCCCAGTCCTGTGTACAAGGCTAATTCCAGATTCAGAAATTCAGTTGAGGAACTTAAGGTATCATCCAGGCCCCAAACCTGGGAAGAGGTCACTGTTGAATTCAAACCTGGCTTTTGTCATGGGGTTGGCTTCCCATCCCCAAGCTCCTTTAGAATTCCTGAAGAAGCAGCATCTGTATTCTCTGAAATGTTTGAGGAAAAGCCCAAGAATGCAGAATTTACCCCAGAAGGAGAAGACCAGGAATCTTTGCTTCAGTCTGAACAGGTTGAACCTGAATTCACATTTCAGTATGATCCATCTTACAGGTCAGTCAGGGAAATTCGGGAGCATCTTAAGGCCAGGgagagtgcagagcctgagagTTGGTCCTGCAGCTGCATACAGTGTGAGCTTAAAATTGGTACTGAAGAGTTTGAAGAACTCCTCCTATTAATGGACAAAATCCGAGATCCTTTTATTCATGAGATATCTAAAATCGCAATGGGTATGAGAAGTGCTTCTCAATTTACCCGAGATTTCATTCGGGATTCAGGTGTTGTCTCACTTATTGAAACCCTGCTCAATTATCCTTCCTCCCGAGTTAGGACAAGTTTTTTGGAAAATATGATTCACATGGCTCCACCTTATCCAAATCTCAACATGATTGAGACATTCATATGTCAAGTGTGTGAGGAAACCCTTGCTCATAGTGTGGGTTCCCCTGAGCAGCTGCTTGGATTAAGGATGCTTAGACATCTCACAATAACTACTGACTACCACACACTGGTTGCCAATTATATGTCTGGATTTCTTTCCTTATTAACCACAGGCAGTGCAAGAACAAAGTTCCACGTTCTGAAAATGCTACTGAATTTGTCTGAAAATGCTACTGTGGCAAAAAAACTATTCAGTGCCAAAGCTCTGTCAGTATTTGTGGGTCTCTTTAACATAGAAGAGACAAATGATAATATTCAAATTGTTATTAAGATGTTTCAGAATATCAGtaatattataaaaaatggaactaTGTCCTTAATTGATGATGATTTCAATCTTGAGCCGCTTATTTCTGCATTCCATGAATTTGAGAAGCTCGCTAAGGAACTACAAGTCCAAATAGACAATCAAAATGATCCTGAGGTGGGACAACAAAGTTAA
- the GPRASP2 gene encoding G-protein coupled receptor-associated sorting protein 2 isoform X2, with product MTGAEIEPPAQAKPEKKAGEEVGGGAERENEVPLVVRPKVRTQAQVMPGARPKTETKAVPGARPKTETKAVPGARPKTEAKAVPGARPKTETKAVPGARPKTESHAMAGARPKTESQANAGARPKTESQANAGARPKTESQANARARPKAEARAVGGARPKTEAKAVPGARPKDEAQAWAQTEFGAEAMSQTEGLTQTNAVAWPSVSTESGSVAKPMALPVDRELVSVDTETFPGSQVQTGIQPWFGSEEEANMGSWCYPRPRAREEASNESGFWSADETSTMSSFWAGEEASIRSWPREEANTRSRHRAKHQPNPRSRPRSKQDPYIDSWSGSEEESGNPFCLWAGENANNLFRPRVKDEANMRSKLRTKREDFFESESEDEYYKESWFLPGEEANNRFRTRDKEEPNAILKPRAQKDVNNSGRVKQEPRFEEEVIIGSWFWAEKEEGMEAGASAICESTPGAEEGAIGGSLFWTEEKSSLGAVAREEPRPESEEEAIFGSWFWDRDEACFDLNPSPVYKANSRFRNSVEELKVSSRPQTWEEVTVEFKPGFCHGVGFPSPSSFRIPEEAASVFSEMFEEKPKNAEFTPEGEDQESLLQSEQVEPEFTFQYDPSYRSVREIREHLKARESAEPESWSCSCIQCELKIGTEEFEELLLLMDKIRDPFIHEISKIAMGMRSASQFTRDFIRDSGVVSLIETLLNYPSSRVRTSFLENMIHMAPPYPNLNMIETFICQVCEETLAHSVGSPEQLLGLRMLRHLTITTDYHTLVANYMSGFLSLLTTGSARTKFHVLKMLLNLSENATVAKKLFSAKALSVFVGLFNIEETNDNIQIVIKMFQNISNIIKNGTMSLIDDDFNLEPLISAFHEFEKLAKELQVQIDNQNDPEVGQQS from the exons ATGACTGGGGCTGAGATTGAACCTCCTGCCCAAGCAAAGCCTGAAAAGAAGGCTGGAgaagaggttgggggtggggctgaaagagagaatgaagtaCCGTTGGTGGTCAGACCCAAGGTTAGGACCCAGGCACAGGTAATGCCTGGGGCAAGGCCCAAAACTGAGACAAAGGCTGTGCCTGGGGCAAGGCCCAAAACTGAGACAAAGGCTGTGCCTGGGGCAAGGCCCAAAACTGAGGCAAAGGCTGTGCCTGGGGCAAGACCCAAAACTGAGACAAAGGCTGTGCCTGGGGCAAGGCCCAAAACTGAATCCCATGCTATGGCTGGGGCAAGGCCCAAAACTGAGTCCCAGGCAAATGCTGGGGCAAGGCCCAAAACTGAGTCCCAGGCAAATGCTGGGGCAAGGCCCAAAACTGAGTCCCAG GCAAATGCTCGGGCAAGGCCCAAAGCTGAAGCGAGAGCAGTAGGGGGAGCACGTCCTAAGACTGAGGCCAAGGCAGTCCCTGGGGCAAGGCCCAAGGATGAAGCCCAAGCTTGGGCCCAGACTGAGTTTGGGGCTGAGGCAATGTCTCAAACAGAAGGTTTGACCCAGACTAATGCTGTAGCCTGGCCATCGGTCAGTACTGAATCTGGGTCAGTTGCTAAACCTATGGCCCTGCCTGTGGATAGGGAGCTGGTCAGTGTGGACACTGAGACATTTCCTGGCTCCCAGGTTCAGACAGGAATCCAGCCCTGGTTTGGATCAGAGGAGGAAGCTAATATGGGGTCTTGGTGCTATCCCAGACCCCGGGCCAGAGAGGAGGCCTCTAATGAGTCTGGATTCTGGTCAGCAGATGAGACCTCTACAATGTCTTCTTTCTGGGCTGGAGAAGAGGCCAGTATCAGATCATGGCCCAGGGAAGAGGCCAATACCAGGTCCAGACACAGGGCTAAACATCAGCCTAACCCCAGGTCCAGGCCCAGATCCAAGCAAGATCCCTATATTGATTCTTGGTCTGGGTCTGAAGAGGAGTCTGGCAATCCATTTTGCTTGTGGGCTGGAGAAAACGCCAATAACTTGTTTAGGCCCAGAGTTAAGGATGAGGCAAATATGAGGTCCAAGCTCAGGACAAAGAGAGAGGACTTTTTTGAGTCTGAGTCTGAAGATGAGTACTATAAAGAGTCCTGGTTTTTGCCTGGAGAAGAGGCCAATAATAGATTCAGAACCAGAGACAAGGAAGAGCCTAATGCTATCTTGAAGCCCAGGGCCCAGAAAGATGTTAATAACAGTGGTAGGGTCAAACAAGAGCCCAGGTTTGAAGAGGAAGTCATTATTGGGTCCTGGTTctgggcagagaaggaggagggtaTGGAGGCTGGGGCTTCTGCCATCTGTGAATCCACACCAGGGGCCGAGGAGGGGGCCATTGGTGGATCCTTGTTCTGGACTGAGGAAAAGTCTAGTTTGGGGGCTGTGGCCAGAGAAGAGCCCAGACCAGAGTCTGAAGAAGAGGCCATATTTGGGTCCTGGTTCTGGGATAGAGATGAAGCCTGCTTTGACCTAAATCCCAGTCCTGTGTACAAGGCTAATTCCAGATTCAGAAATTCAGTTGAGGAACTTAAGGTATCATCCAGGCCCCAAACCTGGGAAGAGGTCACTGTTGAATTCAAACCTGGCTTTTGTCATGGGGTTGGCTTCCCATCCCCAAGCTCCTTTAGAATTCCTGAAGAAGCAGCATCTGTATTCTCTGAAATGTTTGAGGAAAAGCCCAAGAATGCAGAATTTACCCCAGAAGGAGAAGACCAGGAATCTTTGCTTCAGTCTGAACAGGTTGAACCTGAATTCACATTTCAGTATGATCCATCTTACAGGTCAGTCAGGGAAATTCGGGAGCATCTTAAGGCCAGGgagagtgcagagcctgagagTTGGTCCTGCAGCTGCATACAGTGTGAGCTTAAAATTGGTACTGAAGAGTTTGAAGAACTCCTCCTATTAATGGACAAAATCCGAGATCCTTTTATTCATGAGATATCTAAAATCGCAATGGGTATGAGAAGTGCTTCTCAATTTACCCGAGATTTCATTCGGGATTCAGGTGTTGTCTCACTTATTGAAACCCTGCTCAATTATCCTTCCTCCCGAGTTAGGACAAGTTTTTTGGAAAATATGATTCACATGGCTCCACCTTATCCAAATCTCAACATGATTGAGACATTCATATGTCAAGTGTGTGAGGAAACCCTTGCTCATAGTGTGGGTTCCCCTGAGCAGCTGCTTGGATTAAGGATGCTTAGACATCTCACAATAACTACTGACTACCACACACTGGTTGCCAATTATATGTCTGGATTTCTTTCCTTATTAACCACAGGCAGTGCAAGAACAAAGTTCCACGTTCTGAAAATGCTACTGAATTTGTCTGAAAATGCTACTGTGGCAAAAAAACTATTCAGTGCCAAAGCTCTGTCAGTATTTGTGGGTCTCTTTAACATAGAAGAGACAAATGATAATATTCAAATTGTTATTAAGATGTTTCAGAATATCAGtaatattataaaaaatggaactaTGTCCTTAATTGATGATGATTTCAATCTTGAGCCGCTTATTTCTGCATTCCATGAATTTGAGAAGCTCGCTAAGGAACTACAAGTCCAAATAGACAATCAAAATGATCCTGAGGTGGGACAACAAAGTTAA